AAAGGTAGTGATCATAATGTGGTTTGATTGCACTTAGACAGAGGCAAGGAGAGTTACATGTAGCTGTACAACTACAAGAACATAGACAAACAGAAACTAGCAAAACATCAATGCCATTAATGTAGAGACAAATACGAGTGAAAGGCAGTGAAAAGGACAATACATTTCACAGAAAAAGACCCTGGTTTTCATTCTTACTAGCTCACCAGGCAGCTACTGGCTATAGAACAGAAAAATCACCAAGCATCTTTGAAGTTAAGAAAAGGTAGTGGTCATAATGTGGTTTGGTTGCACTTAGGCAGAGGTATGGAAAGTTACATACAGGTGTAAAACTACAAGAACATGCACAAACAGGAACTAGGAAAACATCAATGCCATTAATGTAGAGACAAATACAATATAAGTGAAAGGCATTGAAAAGGAAAACACATTTCACAGACAAACAGACACTGGTTTTCATTCTTACTGGCTCACCAGGCAGATACTAGCTATAGAACAGAAAAATCACTAAGCATCTTTAGAGTGAATAAATAAGATAACAAATAACACTATCATAACTTCTATATACCACAATGTATTAGCCAATGGAACTAGTTATGCATAAACTGTGTATATGTAAAACATAAAAggataaaacaaaataaaaatttaaacaatgtTAGTCATTTTTTGTGGGAATAAAACAGAATTTATACCTGATATGCCTCTGCCTAATAAGCACTCGAGCATGGTGAATAGACTTGGCCATACCCGACTTGAACACAAGGGTTTGGAGCCGGCGCTCAAGAAAGTTCTCCACGGTCAAGGCCAGGACATAATCAAGCTTGTTCTGGCTCTCATCCAAAAGTCCATACCGGTTCATCCTGCGCAAAAGGGCATCACCCTCAAAGATCCGACGAGGGTTCTTTTCATCAAGAGTAAGAAGCTCCCTGGCAGCATTTCGGATGCGGCTCAAAGCATATTGAACCCTCCACAACTCCCTCTTACATCGGAGCCCATATTCTCCCACAAGCCTCAGCTCGTGGTCCAATCGCTCCTTCTCATATGGACGACGCGGCTTCTTGAAAGTCTTCCCATCTAAAACCAACCACCATTGCAAAGTTAATATACAGATTAACCGTTAACTACAAAGTCAAAATTCAACACATAAATCATTATAATTTAATCTTTGTGCAGGTCATTGCTGTAATGATCAAGGCAATCAAATAACGCACGagaaatttcataaaatacATTATCGATGTAACAACAACCCAAAAGCTTCTACAAATACAATGTTAAACCAACCCTAGTTAACacgaaaaaaaatataaatattggGTGTCATACTCTAGACAAGAATCGTAGAGCTCCTTACAACTAGCCAGGTTATTGCATTAGGCACAGTTTTTAGAAGACAAATTTTAATCTACATATTACACTTTTCTAAGTAACAAAATCCCAATTGATTGTTTCTCAGTTTGTTCTATTCCTCTCATAAACTACAACATAAAATGTTGTTGCAAAAACCCATAACAAGCTTAGgttcaattttatattaaaactgTACAGATCATTAAGGCAATTACGTATGAGAAATGTCATAAAATTCATTTATTAAGAAACAACAAAACAGAAGCTTGTACAGCTATAAAATTAGACTAACCCAAATGAATATCAAAGTACAGGGCCTCATATTTTCTATTGGGTATTTtcaaaaatggatttttttttttcttaaaaaaaaatcccctttCAACCAGCTATTGGATAGTATTAGGCACAGCTTGAAAGATCAATTCAGAAtcataaaataacttttttttttctatataacaTTAATCATTTTACATTTCGTCGTTTTTCTCAGCAAACAAACGAGGCAAATAGCTAAGAAAGTTACAATGTACAACTCGAAACAGTAAAAACCAACTGAACCTAATGCGTATCCAATAAAATCAATACATAATTATCAAAGATCAaattaacaaacaaataaatctcataccagaaaaaaaaaaattgcatacacAAACATAACCACtgagataataaaataataaacccCGAATCAAATCTCAGATCTGAATGAAATctcagagaaagagagaacatACAGTTGCGGTAGAAAACGACGTGCACCATTGCTTCGGATCAGCAGAGAAGTGCAGAGAGAAACAAGACGAGAGGGCACAAAATGAAACAATGTTTGGTTATATATATGCgcaaaccctaaaaccctaattgCCAATCCCAAATTACCTTTTTGCCCACAAGTTATTTCGGGGGGGGCCTATCAGAATTGGGCTGTGTTTGTTTATGGAGTTTTGGGCTTTAAACTTTGACAACCCTATGTATAGGTTTTGGGCTGGGATCcgaatcagatttttttttttttaaccctattcaattttttaaaaacagtAAAATCTTGTTGCATACAACATATGCaaactttttgaaattgtgttttcaaaacagattctcaaataaaattatgaaatggTGAAAATACGGCCCATGTTGCACAGTGTGTATTGGTT
This genomic stretch from Castanea sativa cultivar Marrone di Chiusa Pesio chromosome 1, ASM4071231v1 harbors:
- the LOC142611367 gene encoding small ribosomal subunit protein uS4y — encoded protein: MVHVVFYRNYGKTFKKPRRPYEKERLDHELRLVGEYGLRCKRELWRVQYALSRIRNAARELLTLDEKNPRRIFEGDALLRRMNRYGLLDESQNKLDYVLALTVENFLERRLQTLVFKSGMAKSIHHARVLIRQRHIRVGRQVVNIPSFMVRVDSQKHIDFSLASPFGGGRPGRVKRKNQKAAAKKASGGDGGEEDEE